The DNA region GCTTTTTTTGGAGTTTTGCAAACAAGTCAAAATCCTCTTCAAAAAACGGGTCTTCAACATAAAACAAAGCATACTCTTTGATAAGCCTGCTTACAAAATCAAATTGCTCATCTCTTGAGCGCACCGTATTCTTATATGCGTACACTCCTTTTTTGTAAAACGAGTTTGCTGCAATATCAAGGCCAATGCTAACTTCAGGATACGAACCATCCCTGATACTAACAAGCGCGTCAAGCACGTTTTGTTCATCAGCATCAACAACCCAGCCTCCCTCAAAATCAAGCTGTTTTGCATTAAAGTAGTCGCGCACGAGCTTGTGAAATTCAAGATTAAGCGCGCGGGCCTCTTCAAACGGTTTTTTTGAGTGCACTAAAAATTCCTGAAAATCCGATCCACGCGGTGCGTGCACGCCACCGCCAACTACTTTGCTTAAGGGGTTTGGAACTTTTCTTTCTCGAAACAATTCAAACAATTCTTTTCCCTTCTCTTTTGCGTGAGCGCGCAAGAACGCTACGCTCAGTGATAACACAAGATTTCCACCAATCTTTTCAAAACGCTCAGAATCATGTTTGAGCAGTTCTGTTTCTAATGCTCTAAGAGAATCAAACTCCCTGCCCTCAAGTTTTGGAAATGCCTTAATCGCGCTTGCAAGTCCTTTTTTTGAAAAAGATGAAACCTCGTGCGCGCCCGCACTCGTGCCGTAGGGCGCAACCGCGCGTGTTGTGCCCGCACTTGTTTTGAGCACGCACTCAACAGACTCACCGTTAGGAATAGTAACTTTTTTAAAAAGCACGTTTTTAAATTTCATGCCAGCGTAAGGTTTTTGATGCTCTTTTGATGCAGTTTTTTTCGTTTGAGTGAACGACTGATTTGTTTTTGCAGGTTAACGTGAAATTGCTCTTTGCCTTTTGCAACTGCATGAGCATCAAGGGGCGCTGTTATAAGTTTCTCAAAATAGTCCGACTTGCCTGTCGGATTTTTCAAGCTTGGTTTGAGAACCTTGTGCGCTTCTTTGAGGATGAAAAAGAATGCGTGGTCTGCATCTTCAAATAGGTTATCATCATAGTCAAACAAAACGGTATTCACCTCAAACACGTGAAACGGCTCAAACACGTCAACACTGCTTCCTTCTGATTTTTTCTCATCACCTGAAATAAAACGCATGCACAACGCTGCTTCGCGCGCTTCTTCTTGCGCGTCTTTTTCATCAACGCGTTCGCGCAATTCAACTTCAAGCGCGGCAAAAATGCTCACCCACTTTGGCGTGTCCTGACCTTTTTCTCGCGGAAGCGCTACTTGCTTTGAAAGAATATTAGGTGTAGGTGATTCTGCACCAAAAAAACGCGTTACAAATTCAAACATACGGTATTTTTCATCCTCCATGCATAAAAAGTTTTAGCGCTTTGCCTCAAGTTTTGCTACGCGAAGTTTTGTTTCAAGCGCCACATCGGGATTAAGCGAGATAGAATCAATACCGCGCTCAACAAGGAATTTTGCGTATTCAGGATGGTCTGACGGCGCTTGCCCGCAAATGCCCACATACTTCTTGTTTTTGTGCGCGTCACGAATCAGTTTGTCAATCAAGCGCAGCACTGCTGGGTTTCGTTCATCAAATTCTTTGCCAAGCAAGACACTATCTCTGCTCATGCCAAGCGTGAGCTGAGTTAAGTCATTTGAGCCAATGCTAAACCCGTCAAAAAGTTCGCTAAACTCGTCAACCATCATAATGTTTGACGGAATTTCAGCCATAACAATGATTTTAAGCCCGTCTTTTTCGCGCTTCAGCCCTTCACTTGCCATAATGGCAAGCACTGCTTTTGCTTCTTTGATAGTGCGACAGAACGGGACCATGATAACCACGTTTCTAAGCTTCAAATCATATATGACTTTGTGCAATGCCTTGCATTCTAAACGAAACGCTGGTTCAAACGTTTTATTGATGTAGCGAGACGCGCCACGCCATCCAATCATAGGGTTTTCCTCCTCAGGCTCATACTTCTCACCCCCTTTGAGCGTGCGATACTCATTTGTTTTAAAATCAGAGAGCCGAAGCGTGACCATGCGGGGATAGAACGCGCCAGCAATTTTTGCAATACCCTCAGCAAGCTTATCAATGTAGACGTGCGCGCGTCCTTGCGCTATCATATGAAGAGGATGCTCACCAATATAGTTTGCAATAATAAATTCTTCACGCGCAAGACCCACCCCGTCAACAGGCAGTTGGGCAACGTCAAACGCAGTGTCAGGCTCGCCAATGTTTACCATAATCTTTGTCTTTGTGTTTGGAATAGTAGTAATCTTTGTTTTCTTCACTACAAAGTCAAGCATGCCCTTCCACACACGACCCTCGCCTCCAGTACAATCAACCGTGACCTCTTGACCATTTTTGAGCACGTGAGACGCTGACGCAGTTCCTACAATTGCAGGCACCCCAAGCTCGCGTGACACAATTGCAGCATGGCTTGTTGAGCCGCCAAGGTCAGTTACGATTGCTGACGCAATTTTCATGATGGGCTCCCAATCAGGGTCAGTCATGGTAGTAACAAGCACTTCACCTTTTTTGAATTGGTGAATGTTCTCAGCACTGTTGATAACACGCACGTTTCCTGCACCAATCTTTCTGCCAATTGCTTTTCCGCGCACAAGAATCGTGCTTTCTTCTTTGAGCGCGTAATGTTCAAGAGCGTGTTCATGTTTTAAAGCATGAACTGTTTCTGGTCTGGCTTGCAGGATGTAGAGTTTATGCGACTGCCCGTCTAACGCCCACTCCAAATCCATAGGCCGCTTGTAATGGTTTTCAACACGCGTACAATAATCCGCAAGCTGCGTAATCTGCTGGTCTTTGAGCACGAACTGCTCGCGGTCTTTTTTAGAAACCTTCTTTTCACTATTGCCTTTGCTTGAGCGCACAAACTTTATTTTTTTGCTTCCAAGCTTCTTTGAGAGAATTGTGTTTGTTGGTTTGAGCACAACAAACTCGTCGGGCGTTACTTTACCTTGCACAATGTACTCGCCAAGACCCCAGCTTCCATTGATAAACACCACATTTCTAAAACCCGAATCAGGGTCAAGCGTAAACGCAACTCCTGACGATGCAAGGTCGCTGCGAATCATGCGCTGAACCGTAACGGACAAAAAAACTTTGAAATGGTCAAAACCCATGTCTTCACGATAACTAATCGCGCGATTCGTAAAAAGCGAGGCAAAACAATCCTTCACTTTTCCAAGCAAATCAGCTGCTCCATGCACGTTAAGATACGTTTCCTGTTGTCCTGCAAAACTCGCATTGGGAAGGTCTTCTGCTGTTGCAGATGAGCGAACCGCAACGTACAATCCCTTGCCAAACTGTTTTTCAAATTTCTTGTAGGCGTCACGAATCGCCGTTTCCAACTCTTTTGAGATTGAACCATTTCTAATAAGGCGGCGTATTTTTGCGCCAGTTTTTTGAAGCGACGCGATGCTGTGCACGTCAAGACTGTTGAGTGCTAAGGTGATTTTCTCATGAAGCCCGGAATACTCAATATAATGCTGGTATGCGTGTGCGGTGATGGCAAAAAATTCGGGAATGGGCACGTTAACGTTATTAATCATCTCTCCGAGTGATGATGTTTTTCCGCCAACGCGCGGCGTGTCTGTTTTATTAATTTGGTTGTACCATAAAATAAATTCCTGGC from archaeon CG10_big_fil_rev_8_21_14_0_10_43_11 includes:
- a CDS encoding phosphoenolpyruvate synthase (catalyzes the formation of phosphoenolpyruvate from pyruvate), which gives rise to MRMGQEFILWYNQINKTDTPRVGGKTSSLGEMINNVNVPIPEFFAITAHAYQHYIEYSGLHEKITLALNSLDVHSIASLQKTGAKIRRLIRNGSISKELETAIRDAYKKFEKQFGKGLYVAVRSSATAEDLPNASFAGQQETYLNVHGAADLLGKVKDCFASLFTNRAISYREDMGFDHFKVFLSVTVQRMIRSDLASSGVAFTLDPDSGFRNVVFINGSWGLGEYIVQGKVTPDEFVVLKPTNTILSKKLGSKKIKFVRSSKGNSEKKVSKKDREQFVLKDQQITQLADYCTRVENHYKRPMDLEWALDGQSHKLYILQARPETVHALKHEHALEHYALKEESTILVRGKAIGRKIGAGNVRVINSAENIHQFKKGEVLVTTMTDPDWEPIMKIASAIVTDLGGSTSHAAIVSRELGVPAIVGTASASHVLKNGQEVTVDCTGGEGRVWKGMLDFVVKKTKITTIPNTKTKIMVNIGEPDTAFDVAQLPVDGVGLAREEFIIANYIGEHPLHMIAQGRAHVYIDKLAEGIAKIAGAFYPRMVTLRLSDFKTNEYRTLKGGEKYEPEEENPMIGWRGASRYINKTFEPAFRLECKALHKVIYDLKLRNVVIMVPFCRTIKEAKAVLAIMASEGLKREKDGLKIIVMAEIPSNIMMVDEFSELFDGFSIGSNDLTQLTLGMSRDSVLLGKEFDERNPAVLRLIDKLIRDAHKNKKYVGICGQAPSDHPEYAKFLVERGIDSISLNPDVALETKLRVAKLEAKR